In Erpetoichthys calabaricus chromosome 4, fErpCal1.3, whole genome shotgun sequence, one genomic interval encodes:
- the LOC127527527 gene encoding olfactory receptor 1-like — MISESSIFTRELNSFSELFWHQEKTRMQNFNNSFLLSPYGNVINLNYFYVFIVLILYLSVIVLNIAFIAVVYLERTLHKPMYIFMCNLSFNGLVGSTALCPFLLSNLLSDTHESSYVGCLVQIYFIYLYGSYEFTILTIMSYDRYVSICYPLHYHIIMSSSKITLLVIFSWMINIINMIISVTLSGSLPLCGNIIEKVYCDNYSVVKLACIDTTSFNIYYLINVATIILIQVSLIVWSYIRILQVCLKSSKDSQTKAIATCLPQLLIVVNYGIAASFEIIQNRFNMKHIPSTVRIILSVYFLILPPIVNPIIYGLKYEQIRLNVKKMF; from the coding sequence ATGATATCAGAAAGTTCCATATTTACAAGGGAACTGAATTCCTTCTCAGAACTTTTTTGGCATCAGGAAAAAACAAGAATGCAAAACTTCAATAATTCCTTTTTACTTTCCCCATATggaaatgtaattaatttgaattatttttatgttttcattgtgtTGATCCTATATCTAAGTGTTATTGTCCTCAACATAGCTTTCATTGCAGTGGTATACTTAGAGAGGACCCTTCATAAACCTATGTACATCTTCATGTGTAACTTGTCATTTAATGGGTTGGTGGGAAGCACTGCCTTGTGTCCCTTTCTTTTGAGCAATTTATTATCCGATACTCATGAAAGTTCTTATGTTGGTTGTTTAGTacaaatttactttatttacctGTATGGGTCTTATGAATTCACTATTTTAACAATAATGAGCTACGACAGGTATGTGTCAATATGTTACCCATTACATTACCATATCATTATGTCATCATCCAAAATTACCTTATTGGTTATATTTTCATGGATGATAAATATAATCAATATGATCATTTCAGTGACATTGTCAGGCAGTTTGCCACTTTGTGGTAATATCATAGAAAAAGTTTATTGTGATAACTATTCAGTCGTCAAATTAGCATGCATTGATACTACCAGTTTCAATATTTATTACCTGATCAATGTAGCTACTATTATTCTTATTCAGGTATCTTTAATTGTTTGGTCTTATATTAGAATACTCCAAGTCTGCCTAAAATCATCAAAGGATTCTCAAACAAAAGCTATAGCAACTTGTCTTCCACAGTTGTTGATTGTAGTTAACTATGGAATTGCAGCCTCATTTGAAATAATCCAAAATCGATTCAACATGAAACACATACCAAGTACAGTTCGTATAATACTGTcagtttattttcttattctaCCTCCTATTGTGAATCCCATTATCTATGGGCTTAAATATGAACAAATCAGactgaatgttaaaaaaatgttt
- the LOC114651076 gene encoding olfactory receptor 11A1-like — MENTSQTTTFKLVAYFELNYLRYLYFAIVFMIYATIIIINAIIIGIVCTDKSLHEPMYMFLINLLINDVVGGTSLCPSILVYLLSDSSEISRENCLVQMFWLYIYGSCEFIILAVIGYDRHLSICYPLYYNSIMHPRRVSNLIVFSWIFPLSIVSISVTLASQVQLCGNTIEKIYCDNYSLNRIACSDMTHIITFDTLLAFIISVPQIFMLLYSYAKIIKICVSASKESQKRALSTCTPHLITLLNYFIGVIFQIIQSRFNMTQVPIVIHSIFSVYFLIIPPLLNPLIYGLKMKQIKLRIIKLLMKK, encoded by the coding sequence ATGGAAAATACATCCCAAACTACAACATTTAAACTAGTTgcatattttgaattaaattatctCAGATATTTATACTTTGCCATTGTTTTTATGATATATGCCACAATTATAATAATCAATGCAATCATTATTGGAATTGTATGTACAGATAAAAGCCTGCATGAGCCCATGTACatgtttttgattaatttattgaTAAATGATGTAGTTGGAGGAACATCATTATGCCCTTCTATCTTGGTATATTTGCTGTCTGACAGTTCTGAGATTTCCAGAGAAAATTGCTTAGTTCAGATGTTCTGGTTATATATTTATGGTAGTTGTGAATTTATAATACTAGCTGTAATAGGTTATGACAGGCACTTGTCCATTTGCTACCCTCTTTATTACAACAGTATCATGCATCCCAGGAGAGTTTCTAACCTAATTGTTTTCTCATGGATTTTTCCTCTCAGTATAGTTAGCATAAGTGTCACTTTAGCTTCTCAAGTTCAGTTGTGTGGTAACACCATTGAAAAGATCTACTGTGATAATTATTCTCTAAACAGAATTGCTTGTTCAGATATGACACATATCATTACATTTGATACTTTACTTGCTTTCATCATTTCTGTTCCACAGATATTCATGCTTTTATATTCATATGCAAAAATTATCAAGATTTGTGTTAGTGCTTCAAAAGAATCTCAAAAAAGAGCATTGTCTACTTGTACCCCTCACCTGATAACACTTCTGAATTATTTTATTGGGGTTATCTTTCAGATTATTCAGTCCCGGTTCAATATGACTCAAGTACCTATTGTGATTCACTCAATATTTTCGGTTTATTTTCTGATAATTCCTCCACTTTTAAATCCACTCATTTATGGACTTAAAATGAAACAGATAAAATTAAGGATAATAAaacttttaatgaaaaaatag
- the LOC127527517 gene encoding olfactory receptor 11A1-like translates to MENTSQSTSLKLVAYVELNYLRYLYFAIVFMLYATIIIINAIIIGIVCTDKSLHEPMYIFLINLLINDVVGGTSLCPSILVYLLSNSSEISREYCLVQIFWLYVYGGCEFVMLAVIGYDRHLSICYPLYYNSIMHSRRVSNLIVFSWIFPLSLVSISVTLASQVQLCGNTIENIYCDNYCLNKIACSDMTHIITFDTLLIFLISVPQIFLLLYSYAKILQICLRASRESQKRALSTCMPHLVTLLNYFIGVIFQIIQSRFNLTQVPTVIHSIFSVYFLIIPPLLNPVVYGLKMQQIKLRIIKILMDK, encoded by the coding sequence ATGGAAAATACATCTCAAAGTACATCACTTAAACTAGTTGCGTATGTTGAATTAAATTATCTCAGATATTTatattttgccattgtttttatgTTATATGCCACAATTATAATAATCAATGCAATCATTATTGGAATTGTGTGTACTGATAAAAGCCTGCATGAGCCCATGTacatatttttgattaatttattaataaatgatgTAGTTGGAGGAACATCATTATGCCCTTCTATCTTGGTATATTTGCTGTCAAACAGTTCTGAAATATCCAGAGAATATTGCTTAGTTCAGATTTTCTGGTTATACGTTTATGGTGGCTGTGAATTTGTAATGCTAGCTGTAATAGGTTATGACAGGCACTTGTCCATATGCTACCCTCTTTATTACAACAGCATCATGCATTCCAGAAGAGTTTCTAATCTGATTGTTTTCTCGTGGATTTTTCCTCTCAGTTTAGTCAGTATAAGTGTCACTTTAGCTTCTCAAGTTCAACTGTGTGGTAATACCATTGAAAATATCTATTGTGAtaattattgtctaaataaaattgCCTGTTCAGATATGACACATATCATCACATTTGAtactttacttattttcctaaTATCTGTCCCACAGATATTCCTTCTTTTATATTCCTACGCAAAAATTCTCCAAATTTGCCTAAGGGCTTCAAGAGAATCTCAAAAAAGAGCATTATCTACCTGTATGCCTCACCTGGTAACActtctaaattattttattgggGTTATTTTTCAGATTATTCAGTCCAGGTTCAATTTGACTCAAGTACCTACTGTGATTCATTCAATATTTTCAGTATATTTCTTGATTATTCCTCCACTTTTAAATCCAGTTGTTTATGGCCTTAAAATGCAACAGATAAAATTGAGGATTATAAAAATTTTAATGGATAAATAG